Proteins from one Xenopus tropicalis strain Nigerian chromosome 1, UCB_Xtro_10.0, whole genome shotgun sequence genomic window:
- the mier3 gene encoding mesoderm induction early response protein 3 isoform X2, translating into MLVHDYDDERTLEEEEMKEGGKHFASEIEDLEKEGNMPLEDLLAIYVYEDPDPVTAVSSAGSSPSELADDLPDMTLDKEEIAKDLLSGDDEETQSSADDLTPSVTSHEARDFFPRPLRSNTTYDGDKESESEDLETDFGNSSEDLRKEIMLGPLHQAEIPPFQGKCLPDCTDYEHEDHLLWRPDVLPENKVKEYLSDISRAANEKEAGGVLLRDNEQALHELFKCQYNIKEALERYNSSRKAAQDETTLWTEEECSNFEHALMTHGKDFHLIQKNEVKSRTVAECVAFYYMWKKSERYDYFAQRTKFGKKRYNHHPGVTDYMDRLVDEAEVLGAVGNSSALTCHSRTDPLPDSQLNILNSITANDLTALTNSVATVCNSGEVNCLNEGFPVLDALPRVPVNHVPVGTEDLLTLPGNGESDCFNIFETGFYPSEVNTLSLCSEEPERPAKRIKMGISVPESYISDVSVNNLGVDFENHTHHITSAKMAVSMADLSSLSTNETNSFLNSHTLHHTALQSE; encoded by the exons ATGTTGGTACATGACTATGATGATGAAAGAACTCTCGAAGAGGAAGAAATGAAGGAAGGTGGCAAacattttgcatctgaaattgaAGACTTAGAAAAG GAAGGAAACATGCCCCTGGAAGACTTGCTAGCAATTTATGTATATGAAGATCCAGATCCAGTAACTGCTGTTTCAAGTGCAGGCAGTTCCCCAAGTGAACTTGCTGATGATCTGCCAGATATGACTTTAGACAAA GAGGAAATAGCAAAAGACCTTTTGTCAGGCGATGATGAAGAAACGCAGTCTTCTGCTGATGACTTAACACCATCCGTTACATCACAcgaagcaagagacttctttccaCGTCCTTTAAGAT CTAACACTACCTATGATGGTGATAAAGAATCAGAGAGTGAGGATTTGGAAACAGACTTTGGGAATTCATCAGAGGACCTCAGAAAG GAGATCATGCTTGGGCCACTTCATCAAGCAGAAATTCCACCGTTTCAGGGAAAATGCTTGCCGGACTGCACTG ACTATGAACATGAGGATCATCTGCTCTGGAGGCCAGATGTTCTTCCGGAAAACAAAGTGAAGGAGTATCTAAGTGATATATCAAGAGCTGCTAATGAGAAAGAGGCTGGCGGGGTTCTGCTGAGAGACAATGAACAG GCATTGCATGAACTCTTCAAATGTCAGTACAATATAAAGGAGGCGTTGGAGCGATACAACAGCAGTAGAAAAGCAGCACAAG ATGAGACCACACTTTGGACTGAAGAGGAATGTAGTAATTTCGAGCATGCACTCATGACACATGGAAAGGACTTTCACCTGATACAAAAAAATGAG GTTAAGTCTCGGACGGTTGCTGAATGTgtggccttttattacatgtggaaAAAATCAGAAAGATATGACTATTTTGCTCAGCGAACTAAATTTGGGAAGAAGAGATACAATCATCACCCTGGAGTGAC tgaTTATATGGATCGTTTGGTGGATGAAGCAGAGGTTCTTGGAGCCGTAGGGAACTCGTCAGCCTTAACCTGCCACAGTCGAACAGATCCACTTCCTGACTCGCAGCTTAATATACTGAACTCGATTACTGCTAATGACCTGACAG CACTGACCAACAGCGTAGCGACAGTATGCAATTCTGGAGAAGTGAACTGCTTAAACGAAGGCTTCCCTGTTTTGGATGCTTTACCCCGAGTCCCGGTCAATCACGTGCCAGTTGGAACAGAAGACTTGCTCACCTTGCCCGGCAACGGGGAAAGTGATTGTTTTAATATTTTCGAGACTGGATTTTATCCCTCTGAGGTCAACACCTTGAGCTTATGCAGCGAGGAACCAGAGAGGCCAGCGAAAAGAATAAAAATGGGAATCTCTGTTCCAGAATCCTACATCAGTGATGTTTCTGTAAATAACCTTGGTGTAGACTTTGAAAACCATACACACCACATCACCAGTGCCAAAATGGCTGTATCCATGGCAGACTTAAGCAGTTTATCCACAAATGAGACAAATAGTTTTCTAAATTCACACACACTACACCACACGGCCCTTCAGTCGGAATAA
- the mier3 gene encoding mesoderm induction early response protein 3 isoform X1, whose protein sequence is MAEASFGSSSPVGSLSSEDHDFDPTAEMLVHDYDDERTLEEEEMKEGGKHFASEIEDLEKEGNMPLEDLLAIYVYEDPDPVTAVSSAGSSPSELADDLPDMTLDKEEIAKDLLSGDDEETQSSADDLTPSVTSHEARDFFPRPLRSNTTYDGDKESESEDLETDFGNSSEDLRKEIMLGPLHQAEIPPFQGKCLPDCTDYEHEDHLLWRPDVLPENKVKEYLSDISRAANEKEAGGVLLRDNEQALHELFKCQYNIKEALERYNSSRKAAQDETTLWTEEECSNFEHALMTHGKDFHLIQKNEVKSRTVAECVAFYYMWKKSERYDYFAQRTKFGKKRYNHHPGVTDYMDRLVDEAEVLGAVGNSSALTCHSRTDPLPDSQLNILNSITANDLTALTNSVATVCNSGEVNCLNEGFPVLDALPRVPVNHVPVGTEDLLTLPGNGESDCFNIFETGFYPSEVNTLSLCSEEPERPAKRIKMGISVPESYISDVSVNNLGVDFENHTHHITSAKMAVSMADLSSLSTNETNSFLNSHTLHHTALQSE, encoded by the exons ATGGCGGAG GCGTCCTTTGGAAGTTCGAGCCCAG TCGGCTCGTTGTCTTCTGAGGATCATGACTTTGACCCTACTGCTGAAATGTTGGTACATGACTATGATGATGAAAGAACTCTCGAAGAGGAAGAAATGAAGGAAGGTGGCAAacattttgcatctgaaattgaAGACTTAGAAAAG GAAGGAAACATGCCCCTGGAAGACTTGCTAGCAATTTATGTATATGAAGATCCAGATCCAGTAACTGCTGTTTCAAGTGCAGGCAGTTCCCCAAGTGAACTTGCTGATGATCTGCCAGATATGACTTTAGACAAA GAGGAAATAGCAAAAGACCTTTTGTCAGGCGATGATGAAGAAACGCAGTCTTCTGCTGATGACTTAACACCATCCGTTACATCACAcgaagcaagagacttctttccaCGTCCTTTAAGAT CTAACACTACCTATGATGGTGATAAAGAATCAGAGAGTGAGGATTTGGAAACAGACTTTGGGAATTCATCAGAGGACCTCAGAAAG GAGATCATGCTTGGGCCACTTCATCAAGCAGAAATTCCACCGTTTCAGGGAAAATGCTTGCCGGACTGCACTG ACTATGAACATGAGGATCATCTGCTCTGGAGGCCAGATGTTCTTCCGGAAAACAAAGTGAAGGAGTATCTAAGTGATATATCAAGAGCTGCTAATGAGAAAGAGGCTGGCGGGGTTCTGCTGAGAGACAATGAACAG GCATTGCATGAACTCTTCAAATGTCAGTACAATATAAAGGAGGCGTTGGAGCGATACAACAGCAGTAGAAAAGCAGCACAAG ATGAGACCACACTTTGGACTGAAGAGGAATGTAGTAATTTCGAGCATGCACTCATGACACATGGAAAGGACTTTCACCTGATACAAAAAAATGAG GTTAAGTCTCGGACGGTTGCTGAATGTgtggccttttattacatgtggaaAAAATCAGAAAGATATGACTATTTTGCTCAGCGAACTAAATTTGGGAAGAAGAGATACAATCATCACCCTGGAGTGAC tgaTTATATGGATCGTTTGGTGGATGAAGCAGAGGTTCTTGGAGCCGTAGGGAACTCGTCAGCCTTAACCTGCCACAGTCGAACAGATCCACTTCCTGACTCGCAGCTTAATATACTGAACTCGATTACTGCTAATGACCTGACAG CACTGACCAACAGCGTAGCGACAGTATGCAATTCTGGAGAAGTGAACTGCTTAAACGAAGGCTTCCCTGTTTTGGATGCTTTACCCCGAGTCCCGGTCAATCACGTGCCAGTTGGAACAGAAGACTTGCTCACCTTGCCCGGCAACGGGGAAAGTGATTGTTTTAATATTTTCGAGACTGGATTTTATCCCTCTGAGGTCAACACCTTGAGCTTATGCAGCGAGGAACCAGAGAGGCCAGCGAAAAGAATAAAAATGGGAATCTCTGTTCCAGAATCCTACATCAGTGATGTTTCTGTAAATAACCTTGGTGTAGACTTTGAAAACCATACACACCACATCACCAGTGCCAAAATGGCTGTATCCATGGCAGACTTAAGCAGTTTATCCACAAATGAGACAAATAGTTTTCTAAATTCACACACACTACACCACACGGCCCTTCAGTCGGAATAA